From Desulfurobacterium pacificum, a single genomic window includes:
- a CDS encoding LysM peptidoglycan-binding domain-containing protein, with protein sequence MVKRIGLTFLFFSAVTFSAAAKVYELNIYKFVNAKPQEPSDYLIYKVKRGDTLLKILKKFHIPPYKLKEIVKLNKLKNPNLIYAGSKLKLPVSFSEIAVKGKGKEKEATSPYLEGMKLLGAKVERQGALFLENEKINFSKYPKVSFNGNQFIVDLNNSLKGSVKKEIESLGISVVNGTQLENLFENSLSSAFGSVQKNGNLTLGINDVLVYHYDYMGYDSSTGERTVVNLKSDTPAPLKKLLFSYGVRVVQPQRKCKTDLTAGEGEGELKILSGNGREKLAELVYLVSKHKGKVTEKGVVIPDCKIYAVLDTVSPQEKVQLELEGYKVFTLTGNFADDAEKLLELIPIATKKVKLILKEPPSSGKRSTFYIKGIQIFAPQKEWFMVDSFDKLEEIPYLRYRGVNLIVY encoded by the coding sequence ATGGTTAAAAGAATTGGTTTAACTTTTCTGTTTTTTTCTGCAGTTACCTTTTCTGCTGCGGCTAAGGTTTACGAGCTGAATATATATAAGTTCGTAAATGCCAAACCTCAGGAGCCTTCCGATTACTTGATTTATAAGGTTAAGAGAGGTGATACTCTATTAAAAATATTGAAAAAATTCCATATCCCGCCGTATAAGTTAAAGGAAATTGTTAAGTTGAATAAACTGAAAAATCCCAACCTCATCTACGCTGGCAGTAAATTGAAATTGCCTGTTAGCTTTTCTGAGATTGCTGTTAAAGGGAAAGGGAAGGAAAAAGAGGCTACTTCTCCTTACCTTGAAGGGATGAAACTCTTAGGCGCTAAAGTAGAGCGTCAGGGGGCACTTTTCTTGGAAAACGAGAAGATAAACTTCAGTAAATACCCCAAAGTTTCTTTTAACGGGAATCAATTTATCGTTGATTTGAATAACTCTCTGAAAGGTTCTGTAAAGAAGGAAATAGAATCTTTGGGAATAAGTGTTGTTAATGGAACTCAGCTTGAAAACCTGTTTGAAAATTCCCTTTCATCTGCGTTCGGTTCTGTTCAGAAAAATGGCAACTTAACGTTAGGTATTAACGATGTGCTTGTTTACCACTACGACTATATGGGTTATGACTCATCAACAGGAGAAAGGACTGTTGTAAATCTTAAATCGGATACGCCAGCGCCTTTGAAGAAGCTTCTTTTCTCCTATGGAGTTAGAGTTGTTCAACCTCAACGAAAATGTAAAACCGATTTAACGGCAGGAGAAGGTGAAGGGGAACTGAAAATTCTTTCTGGTAATGGCAGAGAAAAGTTAGCAGAGTTAGTTTATCTCGTTTCTAAGCATAAGGGTAAAGTGACGGAAAAGGGAGTTGTAATACCTGACTGTAAGATTTATGCCGTTTTAGATACCGTTAGCCCTCAGGAGAAGGTTCAGCTTGAACTTGAAGGCTATAAAGTCTTTACGCTTACCGGGAACTTTGCTGACGATGCTGAGAAGCTGTTAGAGTTGATACCTATTGCGACAAAGAAGGTAAAACTAATCCTGAAAGAACCACCTTCAAGCGGTAAACGTTCTACTTTTTATATTAAGGGGATTCAAATATTTGCGCCCCAAAAAGAGTGGTTTATGGTGGATTCCTTTGATAAGTTAGAGGAAATTCCTTATCTCAGATACAGAGGTGTTAACCTGATAGTTTATTAA
- the trmFO gene encoding FADH(2)-oxidizing methylenetetrahydrofolate--tRNA-(uracil(54)-C(5))-methyltransferase TrmFO encodes MINVIGGGLAGVEAAWKIAESGIPVRLFEMRPKKMTPAHKTDKFAELVCSNTLGGKDIVTPRGLLKKEMELLDSIVIEAAKKSEVPAGGALAVDRDKFSEFITEKIENHPLIEVIREEVTELPKGEITVVATGPLTSEPFSKYLQNYLGEEELHFYDAISPIVYADTIDYSKCFWGSRYGKGGDDYLNCPMTEEEYERFYNALMEAEKVPLKDFERACYFEGCMPIEELAERGKQTLLFGPLKPVGLVDPRTGKRPFAVVQLRKENREGTLLNMVGFQTKLKYPEQKRVFRLIPGLENAEFARYGSIHRNTFIKSPKLLLPTLQLKKNPEVLFAGQITGVEGYPESAATGIIAGMNAVRLYKGEEPIYPPRETMVGALLNYITTADEKSFQPMNANFGLLPPPERKIKGKKERRKYLAERALREMERWLKELV; translated from the coding sequence GTGATTAACGTTATAGGTGGCGGTCTTGCAGGAGTAGAGGCTGCGTGGAAAATAGCGGAAAGTGGTATTCCTGTCAGGCTTTTTGAAATGAGACCTAAGAAAATGACTCCTGCCCATAAAACAGATAAATTTGCAGAGCTTGTGTGTAGTAACACTTTAGGCGGTAAAGATATCGTTACGCCAAGAGGTTTACTGAAAAAAGAGATGGAGCTTTTAGATTCCATAGTTATAGAAGCTGCCAAAAAGTCTGAAGTGCCTGCTGGTGGCGCTTTAGCTGTTGATAGAGATAAATTTTCAGAGTTCATTACAGAAAAAATAGAGAATCATCCGCTTATAGAGGTAATAAGGGAAGAGGTTACTGAGCTGCCAAAAGGAGAGATAACCGTCGTTGCAACGGGTCCTCTCACTTCGGAACCTTTTTCAAAGTATCTTCAAAACTATTTAGGAGAGGAAGAGCTTCACTTCTACGATGCGATTTCCCCCATAGTTTACGCTGATACCATAGATTATTCAAAATGTTTCTGGGGTTCTCGCTACGGTAAGGGAGGAGACGATTACCTGAACTGCCCGATGACAGAAGAAGAGTATGAACGCTTTTACAACGCTCTTATGGAAGCAGAAAAGGTTCCCCTGAAGGATTTTGAAAGAGCGTGCTACTTTGAAGGTTGTATGCCTATTGAGGAGCTTGCAGAAAGGGGAAAACAAACGCTCCTTTTCGGTCCTTTAAAACCTGTTGGTCTTGTAGACCCGAGAACTGGAAAGAGACCTTTTGCCGTTGTTCAATTGAGGAAAGAGAACAGAGAAGGAACGCTTCTTAACATGGTTGGCTTTCAAACCAAGTTGAAATATCCTGAACAGAAAAGAGTTTTTCGTTTAATTCCCGGTCTTGAGAACGCTGAGTTTGCAAGGTATGGAAGCATTCACAGGAATACTTTTATAAAATCCCCCAAACTACTTCTCCCCACGCTTCAGCTAAAGAAAAATCCAGAAGTCCTTTTTGCCGGTCAGATAACTGGCGTAGAAGGTTATCCGGAATCAGCAGCAACGGGTATAATTGCTGGAATGAACGCTGTGAGATTGTATAAAGGGGAGGAGCCGATTTATCCTCCCAGAGAAACCATGGTAGGAGCTTTACTTAACTACATTACTACTGCTGATGAAAAAAGTTTTCAGCCGATGAACGCGAATTTCGGTTTACTGCCGCCTCCGGAACGTAAAATAAAGGGTAAAAAGGAAAGGCGTAAATACCTGGCAGAAAGAGCTTTAAGAGAGATGGAACGATGGTTAAAAGAATTGGTTTAA
- the rfaE2 gene encoding D-glycero-beta-D-manno-heptose 1-phosphate adenylyltransferase — MGKVIKSIEELKTLVENLKDEGKTIVFTNGCFDILHAGHVDYLEKAKSFGDVLIVGVNSDSSIKRIKGEKRPINKQEHRVKVLSALNCVDYVIVFDEDTPIEVIKAVKPDVLVKGADWKLEDIVGREYAKRVERIEFSYDVSTTKIIEKILRVYG, encoded by the coding sequence TTGGGAAAGGTAATCAAATCTATTGAGGAATTGAAAACGCTGGTAGAAAATCTTAAAGATGAAGGTAAAACAATTGTTTTTACGAACGGTTGTTTTGACATTCTCCACGCGGGTCACGTTGACTACCTTGAAAAGGCAAAAAGTTTCGGCGACGTTTTAATTGTTGGCGTTAACAGCGACAGTTCTATAAAGAGAATTAAAGGTGAAAAGAGACCTATAAATAAGCAGGAACACAGAGTAAAAGTCCTTTCTGCTCTTAACTGTGTGGATTACGTTATCGTATTTGATGAAGACACGCCAATTGAAGTTATAAAAGCTGTTAAGCCAGACGTTTTAGTGAAAGGAGCTGATTGGAAGTTAGAAGATATAGTTGGCAGAGAATACGCAAAAAGGGTTGAAAGGATAGAGTTTTCTTACGATGTTTCTACAACGAAGATAATTGAGAAAATTTTAAGAGTTTACGGTTAA
- a CDS encoding M99 family carboxypeptidase catalytic domain-containing protein translates to MENLRRRDFITSLFSLSFPIIFPVSALGKTLGNVRVELPDYLFQEYLLTGKEKGGKILIIGGIHGNEPGAYKASEILKSVKVKKGELIIAPRANVVSILANVRGYNGDMNRKFQYLSNKDPDYERVQKIKELIAETKPDVVLSLHDGFGFHAVNRKAWGQCIVIDEKVYKGFHLGRIAEAVSKSVNRRIEKREWKIPVYNTHTFSPSTKHPEQRKSLTYYCLSKQNVPAFCLETSKQLPSLRLKVLFHLMMLKEFFEIYGVEISPDFDVLEKEIDKFLAPAKFYSVKAEINGRTVEISSGKTFYLHKGSYFKVLSCHGTEGTNVICKDVNLNWRSFHIKRRVALTLKDDFRKIFDFRVVVV, encoded by the coding sequence GTGGAAAATCTTAGGAGAAGAGACTTTATAACTTCTTTGTTTTCACTTTCCTTTCCGATAATTTTTCCTGTTAGTGCTTTGGGTAAGACGTTAGGGAATGTTAGGGTAGAACTACCAGATTATTTGTTTCAAGAATATTTACTTACAGGCAAAGAAAAGGGTGGGAAAATACTCATAATTGGTGGAATTCACGGGAACGAACCGGGAGCTTACAAAGCTTCTGAAATCTTAAAAAGCGTTAAAGTAAAAAAGGGAGAACTGATAATTGCTCCCAGGGCTAATGTAGTTTCTATATTAGCTAACGTTAGAGGCTATAACGGAGATATGAACAGGAAATTCCAGTATTTATCAAATAAAGACCCTGATTATGAGAGAGTTCAAAAAATAAAAGAGCTAATAGCTGAAACAAAACCTGATGTCGTTCTTTCACTGCACGATGGTTTTGGTTTTCACGCTGTTAACAGGAAAGCTTGGGGTCAATGTATAGTGATAGATGAGAAAGTGTATAAAGGTTTCCATTTGGGTAGGATTGCTGAAGCTGTATCTAAAAGCGTAAACAGGCGAATAGAAAAAAGAGAGTGGAAAATCCCCGTCTACAACACCCACACCTTTTCTCCCTCTACAAAACATCCTGAGCAAAGAAAATCCCTCACCTACTACTGCCTCTCTAAACAGAACGTTCCAGCCTTCTGCCTTGAAACGTCAAAGCAGTTACCTTCTTTACGTTTAAAAGTTCTGTTTCACCTGATGATGCTGAAAGAGTTCTTTGAGATTTACGGCGTTGAAATTTCGCCTGACTTTGATGTCTTAGAGAAGGAAATTGATAAATTCCTTGCACCAGCGAAGTTTTACTCTGTAAAGGCTGAAATTAACGGCAGAACGGTTGAAATATCGTCAGGAAAGACTTTTTACCTTCATAAAGGCAGTTACTTTAAAGTTCTATCCTGTCACGGAACAGAAGGAACGAACGTTATCTGCAAAGATGTTAACCTTAACTGGCGGAGTTTCCACATAAAAAGGAGAGTTGCCCTTACCCTTAAAGACGACTTCCGCAAAATTTTTGACTTCAGAGTAGTTGTTGTTTAA
- a CDS encoding L,D-transpeptidase family protein: protein MRELGGFSTPQQIEKAINSLNSTDRLKLEILLSAYRKNEERLKALLSSFRRSREKYVIANAIFFPSDRNVIVVDKEKEILYVLGLKKGLPFIVKKFPCITGKRAGDKLREGDQRTPEGIYFPLFWSDNLPSTYGIGAFPLNYPNLIDRKILHRNGHGIWIHGTDNPNRPPHSSNGCIVLRNNYLSQLLSVVKPKETPVIIVESLQYYSPKRYFAERQSLLDFINRWKSAWERTPKNLVPYFSCYSEHFVWKGGGIKSWKDYKKRVTSRKKWIRIKIDNLYLCKDGRVLKYGNIYVASFKMTYDSNNYHFKGEKVLYIIKEGKRWKILGEETL, encoded by the coding sequence GTGAGGGAGTTGGGGGGATTTTCCACTCCTCAGCAGATAGAAAAGGCTATAAATTCTCTTAATTCTACTGATAGATTGAAGTTAGAAATACTTCTTTCTGCTTACAGGAAAAATGAAGAGAGACTGAAAGCTCTTCTTAGTTCCTTTCGTAGAAGCAGGGAGAAATACGTTATAGCTAATGCAATCTTTTTCCCTTCAGATAGAAATGTAATAGTTGTTGATAAGGAAAAAGAAATTCTTTACGTTTTAGGTTTAAAGAAAGGATTACCTTTTATTGTTAAAAAGTTCCCTTGCATTACAGGGAAAAGGGCAGGGGATAAGTTAAGAGAAGGAGACCAAAGGACACCGGAAGGAATTTATTTTCCTCTTTTTTGGTCAGATAACTTACCGTCCACCTACGGTATAGGAGCGTTTCCTCTTAATTATCCAAATCTTATTGATAGAAAAATCCTCCACCGCAACGGTCACGGCATCTGGATTCACGGAACCGATAACCCCAACAGACCTCCGCATAGTTCTAATGGATGTATAGTTTTAAGGAACAACTATCTCAGCCAACTCCTTTCGGTTGTAAAACCCAAAGAAACTCCAGTTATCATTGTGGAGAGCTTGCAGTATTATTCTCCAAAACGTTATTTTGCAGAGAGGCAATCATTATTGGACTTTATTAACAGGTGGAAGTCTGCATGGGAACGGACACCGAAAAATTTAGTTCCTTATTTTAGTTGTTATTCGGAGCATTTCGTCTGGAAGGGAGGTGGAATTAAGAGCTGGAAGGACTATAAAAAGAGAGTTACTTCCCGGAAGAAGTGGATTAGAATAAAAATAGATAATCTGTATTTGTGTAAAGATGGGAGAGTATTAAAATATGGAAATATTTATGTGGCAAGTTTTAAGATGACGTACGATTCCAACAATTATCATTTTAAGGGAGAGAAAGTCTTATATATAATAAAAGAGGGGAAAAGGTGGAAAATCTTAGGAGAAGAGACTTTATAA
- the nrdD gene encoding anaerobic ribonucleoside-triphosphate reductase, with protein MEVVKKVRPKMYVNGDPSTGRVFLTSGFQAPFQEGDLLKQIDVNSHFQSYATGGSIMHIFTAEEMKPEEQEKLIFNIIRNFPIQYLTKTPFLTTCNECGHKMVGRKTECEKCGSTDVTLWSRPIGYFRPVMRGKISKDFKKAEYLFWLNGRIEDFATRKEVTKKDVEEIVDELSSIT; from the coding sequence ATGGAGGTTGTAAAAAAAGTTAGACCTAAAATGTACGTTAACGGCGACCCTTCAACGGGGAGAGTATTCTTAACATCTGGTTTTCAGGCGCCGTTCCAGGAGGGGGACCTTTTAAAGCAGATAGACGTAAACTCACACTTCCAGAGCTACGCGACTGGTGGTTCTATAATGCACATCTTTACTGCTGAAGAGATGAAACCTGAAGAGCAGGAGAAGTTGATTTTTAACATCATCAGGAATTTCCCCATTCAATACCTGACGAAGACGCCGTTTTTAACTACCTGCAACGAGTGCGGACACAAGATGGTAGGAAGAAAAACTGAGTGTGAAAAGTGCGGTTCTACCGACGTTACTTTGTGGAGCAGACCTATCGGATATTTCAGACCTGTTATGAGGGGGAAAATCTCAAAGGATTTTAAGAAAGCAGAGTATCTTTTCTGGCTTAACGGAAGGATAGAGGATTTTGCTACGAGAAAAGAGGTAACTAAAAAGGATGTTGAGGAAATTGTTGACGAGCTTAGTTCTATAACGTAG
- the nrdD gene encoding anaerobic ribonucleoside-triphosphate reductase translates to MKKNKYFKLIELFIDNDDISRNNANFVRGIPVLEHVVVGEVMKDYLFDEIYKGLPVRTHHEEGWAYHHQTYRLSAYCIGLSAKDIAFYGLQSNAKNERKAAPPRRLETLFMQCANLICLIAQEVSGATSLNDLSTVAAGYLYYLEREGRTSYSDYDLENLWQEFLYNINLPFRSGNSPFSNITLDFGKPNSRLKYEPVVYAGDFLNMTYNQIPSHYFDRINTAFIKAMRRGDAEGNPFTFPLITVNITEDFDKDNPAWKLLLKESEYFGGFYVQNYLREPFEKPSIYKQKNPYIKPFDEGMIYSNCCRMLFNISQVEAVTGSNPFHSGSGVGGIGVYAINMNRLLFLAKDDFDFLKRMIDYTMDVGAKALQRKREWLRKYWDDLFPYLSFYQKDDKSLFNIFSVVGVHEGMVNAGFEGGLFNDEAKEYAHQIAQYLYTKLQEFMERDRVLYSLEYAPSENAACKMAEKDLAFASALADVLNGERSYEISKDPYLNLFIKESIHKFGEKLFDVIRV, encoded by the coding sequence ATGAAGAAAAATAAGTATTTCAAGCTGATTGAACTCTTTATTGATAATGACGACATATCCCGTAATAACGCTAACTTCGTTAGAGGAATTCCCGTTTTAGAGCACGTTGTTGTTGGCGAAGTGATGAAGGATTACCTCTTTGATGAGATATATAAAGGGCTTCCTGTAAGAACTCACCACGAAGAGGGTTGGGCATACCACCATCAAACCTACCGCCTGAGCGCTTACTGTATCGGTTTATCCGCCAAAGATATTGCGTTCTATGGGCTTCAGAGTAACGCTAAAAACGAGAGGAAAGCGGCACCGCCAAGAAGACTTGAAACCCTTTTTATGCAGTGTGCCAACCTTATCTGTTTGATTGCTCAGGAAGTTTCCGGTGCTACGTCCTTAAATGACCTTTCTACAGTTGCTGCCGGATACCTTTACTACCTTGAGAGGGAAGGTAGAACGAGCTATTCTGACTATGACCTTGAAAACCTGTGGCAGGAATTTCTCTACAACATAAACCTTCCTTTTAGAAGCGGTAACTCGCCGTTTTCAAACATAACTCTTGATTTCGGTAAGCCTAACAGCAGATTGAAGTATGAGCCGGTTGTTTATGCAGGCGATTTCCTTAACATGACCTACAATCAAATACCTTCTCACTACTTTGACAGGATTAATACTGCCTTTATTAAGGCAATGAGGCGTGGGGACGCTGAAGGTAATCCGTTTACGTTCCCGCTTATAACGGTTAACATTACGGAAGATTTTGATAAGGATAATCCTGCCTGGAAGTTGCTTTTGAAAGAGAGCGAATACTTTGGTGGTTTTTACGTTCAAAACTACCTGAGAGAGCCTTTTGAAAAGCCGTCTATTTATAAGCAGAAAAATCCATACATTAAACCTTTTGATGAAGGTATGATTTATTCCAACTGCTGTAGGATGCTGTTTAACATTTCGCAGGTTGAAGCGGTAACCGGTTCAAACCCGTTCCACTCTGGTAGTGGCGTTGGCGGTATCGGTGTTTACGCTATTAATATGAACAGGTTGTTATTCTTAGCAAAGGATGACTTTGATTTCTTAAAGAGAATGATAGATTACACTATGGACGTTGGAGCGAAAGCTTTGCAAAGAAAGAGAGAGTGGCTCAGAAAGTATTGGGATGATTTGTTCCCGTACCTGTCTTTCTATCAGAAGGACGATAAGTCGCTGTTTAACATCTTCTCTGTAGTGGGTGTTCATGAAGGAATGGTTAATGCTGGTTTTGAGGGGGGACTCTTTAACGATGAAGCGAAGGAATACGCTCACCAGATAGCTCAATACCTGTATACGAAGCTACAGGAGTTTATGGAGAGGGATAGAGTGCTTTATTCTTTAGAGTATGCTCCTTCTGAAAACGCTGCCTGCAAGATGGCTGAGAAAGACCTTGCCTTTGCAAGCGCTCTTGCCGATGTTTTAAATGGTGAGAGAAGTTACGAAATTTCTAAGGACCCATACTTGAATTTATTTATTAAGGAGTCTATTCATAAGTTTGGTGAGAAACTTTTTGATGTAATAAGAGTGTAA
- a CDS encoding radical SAM protein: MKFSPFLKVEVPITFKDQPGVQSALFYTDIRVCNLNCYHCHNRSSYRGNGEKYTYEELSEKLEMLKLLGVELIIISGGEPTLEKDLKEGLRFLKEKGFKVRIDTNGTNPEVVKEIIEEKLTDGFAVDIKFPLLEEYAPTQLKRFKTILYSTEDVPDEKLYEYVQRVKKTKQIVEESKLPYNVFRTVRYPLLTESELRFISENVKSIPHQINPFYPVEE, translated from the coding sequence ATGAAGTTTTCCCCTTTTCTCAAGGTTGAAGTTCCCATTACGTTTAAAGACCAGCCGGGAGTTCAGTCAGCGCTTTTCTATACCGATATAAGAGTTTGCAACCTTAACTGTTATCACTGCCATAACAGGAGTAGTTATAGGGGAAACGGAGAGAAATATACTTATGAGGAATTGTCTGAAAAATTGGAAATGCTTAAGCTTTTAGGTGTTGAGCTGATAATAATTTCTGGCGGGGAGCCTACATTAGAAAAAGATTTAAAAGAAGGTTTGAGGTTTTTAAAGGAAAAAGGGTTTAAAGTCAGGATAGATACGAACGGGACGAACCCGGAAGTTGTTAAAGAAATAATTGAAGAGAAATTAACAGATGGTTTTGCAGTAGATATTAAATTTCCTTTATTAGAAGAATATGCCCCTACCCAGCTCAAGCGCTTCAAAACTATCCTTTATTCAACAGAGGATGTTCCTGATGAAAAGTTGTATGAATACGTTCAGAGGGTGAAAAAAACAAAGCAAATAGTTGAGGAAAGCAAACTTCCATATAACGTTTTCAGGACTGTCAGGTATCCTCTTCTGACCGAATCGGAACTCAGGTTCATTTCTGAAAATGTAAAATCTATCCCACACCAGATTAACCCTTTTTACCCTGTGGAGGAGTGA
- the metE gene encoding 5-methyltetrahydropteroyltriglutamate--homocysteine S-methyltransferase, with product MKTYAYGFPRLGKQREFKKLIEGYWNGKVTEEELRQGIRNLDETRKSTYTRHVSSYPQGEMTLYDHMLDTALLYGVYRAETLEDYFRLCRGKEALEMTKWFNTNYHYLVPDFEGKKPEFSIQTPVWDRHEGIEENAYLIAPFTFLKLSKGLKREYFGDALKELTALTISYIREKGFKSVHLDDPALVMELTDEEWNWVKEAYAQFSDLNMPVNLFTYYDSVDRLSLLFELPFAGIGVDLVHDRGENLKQLGSIRTNKVLFAGVVDGRNVWRNNVLKTAELVKKLSEKFNVVVTNAAPLFHLPVSLEGATLPSELLEKVAFAEEKLKEINLIAKAVSGDESEGREWISGIDLSFGLNEKVKERVGALSSEDFERKVPYQERKKLQQEVLRLPLFPTTTIGSFPQTEEVRRVRLLYRKGNLDADSYEIFIKGEIAKAIEIQEELGLDVFVHGEFERTDMVEFFAEKLEGIATTGNGWVISYGTRCYRPPIIYGDVERKEPMTVKEIAFAQSLTDKPVKGMLTGPVTIIAWSFVREDIPTKEVAYQIALAIKDEIKDYEDAGIKIVQIDEPAIREKAPIKKRYWNEYFDWAIKSFRLCCSSAKPETQIHTHMCYSEFGEIMDYIVEMDFDVISIEASRSKGDIIEAFEKVNFDRQIGLGVWDIHSPYVPSVEEMREIVERALKVIPKENFWINPDCGLKTRRWEEVIPALKNLVNLAKELRNE from the coding sequence ATGAAAACTTATGCTTACGGTTTCCCGAGATTGGGGAAACAAAGGGAATTCAAGAAGTTAATTGAAGGTTACTGGAACGGAAAAGTAACCGAAGAAGAGCTCCGTCAGGGTATAAGAAACCTTGACGAAACGAGAAAATCCACCTACACCCGCCACGTATCTTCCTACCCTCAGGGAGAAATGACCCTCTACGACCACATGTTGGACACTGCTCTTCTTTACGGCGTTTACAGGGCGGAAACGCTTGAAGATTACTTCCGTCTCTGCAGGGGTAAAGAAGCCTTAGAGATGACCAAGTGGTTCAACACCAACTACCATTACCTCGTTCCCGACTTTGAAGGCAAAAAGCCAGAATTTTCTATTCAAACGCCTGTCTGGGACAGACACGAGGGAATAGAAGAAAACGCTTACCTTATTGCGCCTTTCACCTTCCTTAAGCTTTCTAAAGGTCTGAAGAGAGAGTATTTCGGCGATGCACTCAAAGAGTTAACGGCTTTGACAATTAGTTACATTAGAGAAAAAGGCTTCAAATCCGTTCACCTTGACGACCCGGCTTTAGTAATGGAGCTTACAGATGAAGAATGGAACTGGGTGAAAGAAGCTTACGCTCAATTTTCCGATTTAAATATGCCTGTTAACCTTTTCACTTACTACGACAGCGTTGATAGGCTTTCACTTCTCTTTGAACTGCCGTTTGCCGGGATAGGTGTTGACCTCGTTCACGATAGAGGTGAAAACCTGAAACAGCTTGGAAGTATTAGAACTAACAAGGTGTTGTTCGCTGGCGTTGTTGACGGTAGAAACGTCTGGAGAAACAACGTTCTTAAGACGGCAGAGCTGGTAAAAAAACTCTCAGAGAAGTTTAACGTAGTTGTCACCAATGCAGCACCTTTATTCCATCTTCCCGTTAGTCTGGAAGGAGCTACTCTGCCTTCCGAACTTTTGGAAAAGGTTGCGTTCGCTGAAGAGAAGTTGAAGGAGATAAATTTGATTGCTAAAGCTGTAAGTGGAGATGAAAGCGAAGGCAGAGAATGGATAAGTGGAATTGACCTTTCTTTTGGTTTGAACGAGAAGGTGAAGGAGAGAGTAGGGGCGTTGTCTTCTGAGGATTTTGAAAGGAAGGTGCCTTATCAGGAGAGGAAAAAGTTGCAGCAGGAAGTTTTAAGACTTCCGCTGTTTCCAACGACCACTATAGGTTCTTTCCCTCAGACAGAAGAGGTGAGGAGAGTAAGACTTCTCTACAGGAAAGGGAATCTTGACGCTGATTCCTATGAGATATTCATAAAGGGTGAGATTGCCAAGGCTATTGAAATTCAGGAAGAGTTGGGACTTGACGTTTTTGTCCACGGTGAGTTTGAAAGAACCGACATGGTTGAGTTCTTTGCAGAAAAGTTGGAAGGGATAGCTACTACGGGCAATGGATGGGTTATTTCTTACGGAACGAGGTGTTATCGTCCACCAATTATCTACGGTGATGTTGAAAGGAAAGAGCCTATGACCGTTAAAGAGATAGCTTTTGCGCAGAGTTTGACGGATAAACCGGTTAAAGGAATGCTGACGGGTCCTGTTACCATAATTGCGTGGAGCTTTGTGAGGGAAGATATACCGACGAAAGAGGTTGCCTATCAGATAGCCCTTGCTATTAAAGATGAAATTAAAGACTATGAAGATGCAGGAATAAAAATCGTTCAGATTGATGAACCGGCTATAAGGGAAAAAGCGCCTATAAAGAAGCGTTACTGGAACGAATATTTTGATTGGGCTATTAAATCCTTCAGACTCTGCTGCTCTTCTGCGAAGCCGGAAACCCAGATTCACACCCACATGTGCTACTCTGAATTCGGCGAGATAATGGACTATATCGTTGAGATGGATTTTGACGTTATTTCCATAGAAGCTTCCCGTTCTAAAGGGGACATTATAGAAGCTTTTGAAAAGGTTAACTTTGACAGGCAGATAGGTTTGGGCGTATGGGACATTCACTCACCTTACGTGCCTTCAGTTGAAGAGATGAGAGAGATAGTGGAGAGAGCCTTAAAGGTTATTCCTAAGGAAAACTTCTGGATAAATCCTGACTGCGGATTAAAAACAAGAAGGTGGGAAGAGGTAATCCCTGCCCTGAAAAACCTTGTGAATCTCGCGAAAGAGCTTAGAAACGAATAA
- a CDS encoding GNAT family N-acetyltransferase, with translation MEIKVSKKRIWMELETGEEAFITFGIDEEKKVIVVSTTYVPESQRGKGIAGKLSAKLVEFAEEKNYKIYPLCSYTEKYLKRKRPDLIVKD, from the coding sequence ATGGAAATAAAAGTTTCCAAAAAAAGAATATGGATGGAATTAGAAACAGGCGAAGAGGCTTTCATCACCTTTGGTATTGATGAAGAGAAAAAAGTAATAGTTGTAAGTACCACTTACGTTCCAGAAAGTCAGAGGGGAAAAGGAATTGCAGGTAAACTATCAGCCAAGTTGGTAGAATTCGCTGAAGAGAAGAACTATAAGATATACCCCCTTTGTTCATACACAGAAAAATACCTTAAACGCAAACGTCCTGACCTAATTGTAAAGGACTAA